A segment of the bacterium genome:
CGCGCGCGCTTCGGGCGCGTACGGCCGCGCGGCGCCCGAGCCCCAGACAGGCCCCGGCCAGGCGGCGTCGCCGCGGAAGCGGGCGACGACGTGGACGTGGAGCTGCGCGACGACGTTCCCCAGCGCGCCGACGTTGATCTTGTCCGGGGCGGCGACGGCGTCGAGCGCGCGCGCCGCGGCGCCCATTTCCCTCAGCAGCTGCAGTTGGTCGTCCCACGGCAGCTCGTGGATCTCGCGCGCCCCCTCGCGCCGCGGCACGAGGACGATCCACGGGAAGCGGGCGTCGTCCATCAGCAGCGCCGACGAAAGCGGCAACTCGAGCAGCGGGACCGTGTCCCCCGCCAGCCGCGGATCAAGCTCGAAGGCCATCGCGTCCGTCCTCCGCGCGCCCGAACGGCGCGCCGCCGCACCGCCT
Coding sequences within it:
- a CDS encoding HIT domain-containing protein; protein product: MAFELDPRLAGDTVPLLELPLSSALLMDDARFPWIVLVPRREGAREIHELPWDDQLQLLREMGAAARALDAVAAPDKINVGALGNVVAQLHVHVVARFRGDAAWPGPVWGSGAARPYAPEARAALVARLAAALAAELPR